Proteins encoded within one genomic window of Nitrospina gracilis 3/211:
- a CDS encoding AAA family ATPase yields MKDDVKSTNTKHETATIGGINLTLSPADDSEVTWIGQEEILRQILACWMVVAEKDLPLSPRIIGMPGIGKTTLCMVAAHKRNQPLYIFQCTSDTRPEDLLVTPVLAENGRISYHASPLVTAMIQGGICILDEGNRMNEKSWASLAPLLDHRRYVESIIAGIQIKAHAEFRACVTMNNDESTFEIPDYILSRLQPTLQLQMPSQEDEMAILQYHLPFAEQDLLDMTVQFLQKSHQLDLDFSPRDGIHILQYAIKRLKQDADHPISKDAIWSEAVEKVLSEEALNLDRLAERKSRALGSDRLPMGLGDFFFGDDNPLHPDMDR; encoded by the coding sequence ATGAAGGACGACGTCAAAAGCACCAATACCAAACATGAGACCGCCACCATCGGCGGCATCAACCTGACCCTCAGCCCCGCCGACGACAGCGAGGTGACGTGGATCGGGCAGGAAGAGATCCTGCGCCAGATTCTCGCCTGCTGGATGGTGGTGGCGGAAAAGGACCTGCCGCTGTCGCCGCGCATCATTGGCATGCCTGGCATCGGCAAAACCACACTGTGCATGGTGGCCGCGCACAAGCGCAACCAGCCGCTTTATATCTTTCAATGCACCAGCGACACGCGTCCCGAAGACCTGCTGGTCACCCCCGTGCTGGCGGAGAACGGCAGGATCTCCTACCACGCCTCACCGCTGGTCACGGCCATGATCCAGGGCGGCATCTGCATCCTCGACGAAGGCAACCGCATGAACGAGAAAAGCTGGGCGTCGCTCGCCCCGCTTCTCGACCACAGGCGCTACGTCGAGTCCATCATCGCCGGAATTCAGATCAAGGCGCACGCGGAGTTCCGCGCCTGCGTCACCATGAACAACGATGAATCCACGTTCGAGATTCCCGACTACATCCTGTCGCGCCTGCAACCGACTCTTCAATTGCAGATGCCATCGCAGGAAGACGAGATGGCGATTCTGCAATACCACCTGCCCTTCGCCGAACAGGACCTGTTGGACATGACCGTGCAGTTCCTGCAAAAGTCGCATCAACTGGACCTTGACTTCTCGCCGCGCGATGGCATCCACATCCTTCAGTACGCAATCAAACGGTTGAAGCAGGACGCGGATCATCCCATTTCCAAAGACGCCATCTGGAGCGAAGCGGTTGAGAAGGTTTTGAGCGAGGAAGCGCTCAATCTCGACCGGCTGGCGGAACGCAAAAGCCGCGCACTGGGCTCCGACCGCCTGCCGATGGGGTTGGGCGATTTCTTCTTCGGCGACGACAATCCCCTGCATCCCGACATGGACCGCTGA
- the tenA gene encoding thiaminase II has product MSFTKDAWASITSTYQDILDHPFNRELGEGTLKEERFQFYIKQDSLYLEDFARALAIAASKAPTPDDIVLLLDFSKGAIVAERSLHQFYFDFFKIKLDAEREPGCFTYTKFLLSTATHDSYQVGIAALLPCFWIYREVGLHIHKNAKPDNTYQNWIDMYSSPEFGAVVDQAIDLTDRVAEGVSAATREAMMEAFIKSTQLEWMFWDCAYHMRTWASASLHNS; this is encoded by the coding sequence ATGTCATTCACGAAAGACGCCTGGGCTTCCATCACCAGTACCTATCAGGACATCCTCGATCACCCGTTCAACCGGGAGCTGGGGGAGGGCACGCTGAAGGAAGAACGCTTCCAGTTTTACATAAAGCAGGACTCGCTTTATCTGGAAGACTTCGCCCGCGCTCTGGCCATCGCCGCGTCGAAAGCGCCGACCCCGGACGATATCGTGCTCCTTCTTGACTTTTCGAAAGGCGCCATTGTCGCTGAGCGGTCGTTGCACCAGTTCTACTTCGACTTCTTTAAAATCAAGCTCGACGCCGAACGGGAACCGGGGTGCTTCACTTACACAAAGTTTCTGTTGTCCACGGCAACGCACGACAGTTATCAAGTGGGCATTGCCGCCTTGCTCCCTTGTTTCTGGATTTACCGCGAGGTGGGACTGCACATCCATAAAAACGCGAAGCCGGACAACACTTACCAGAACTGGATCGACATGTATTCGAGCCCGGAGTTCGGCGCTGTGGTGGATCAGGCCATCGACCTCACCGACCGCGTTGCCGAAGGAGTGAGCGCCGCCACGCGCGAAGCCATGATGGAAGCGTTCATCAAATCGACGCAGTTGGAATGGATGTTCTGGGATTGCGCATATCACATGCGGACATGGGCCTCCGCATCGCTTCACAACTCCTGA
- the thiD gene encoding bifunctional hydroxymethylpyrimidine kinase/phosphomethylpyrimidine kinase, with amino-acid sequence MKPDSSQYIRTLTIAGSDSGGGAGIQADLKTFSALGCYGMSVLTALTAQNTQGVTGIHDVPAEFVRQQLDAVLGDIGADAVKVGMLHNPDTIHEVAKGLKRFDVQRVVLDPVMFAKSGDRLIRDEAVAALKSELLPLATVLTPNLKEAEALLGVGIDTDDDMEQAARKLAEMGPQAVVVKGGPPVTAGNDDCFCSQANGDAKKHWLKHVHVDTHNVHGTGCTFSSAIAAYLARGEALNDAVRQAKEYISAALENGAPYRLGHGKGPVAHFFKLWNTQI; translated from the coding sequence ATGAAACCGGACTCTTCCCAATACATTCGTACCCTCACCATTGCCGGGTCAGACAGCGGCGGCGGTGCGGGCATTCAGGCCGACCTCAAAACGTTTTCGGCGCTCGGCTGTTACGGAATGTCCGTTCTCACCGCGCTCACTGCGCAGAACACGCAGGGCGTCACCGGTATCCATGATGTGCCGGCCGAATTCGTGCGCCAGCAGTTGGATGCGGTGCTGGGCGACATTGGCGCGGATGCGGTGAAGGTCGGCATGCTCCACAACCCGGACACCATTCATGAAGTTGCCAAAGGACTCAAGCGGTTCGACGTTCAGCGCGTGGTGCTCGATCCCGTCATGTTCGCCAAAAGCGGCGACCGCCTGATCCGCGATGAGGCCGTTGCGGCGTTGAAATCGGAACTGCTCCCGCTGGCGACGGTCTTGACGCCAAACCTCAAGGAAGCCGAAGCGTTGCTGGGGGTCGGCATCGACACCGATGACGATATGGAACAAGCCGCGCGCAAACTGGCTGAGATGGGTCCGCAAGCGGTGGTGGTGAAGGGCGGCCCTCCGGTGACGGCGGGGAACGACGACTGTTTTTGTTCCCAGGCAAATGGGGACGCAAAAAAACATTGGCTGAAACACGTGCACGTGGACACGCACAACGTGCACGGAACCGGGTGCACGTTTTCATCGGCGATTGCGGCGTACCTGGCGCGGGGGGAAGCGTTGAACGACGCGGTGCGTCAGGCGAAAGAATACATCTCCGCTGCGTTGGAAAACGGCGCGCCGTACCGGCTGGGTCACGGCAAAGGTCCGGTCGCACATTTCTTCAAACTGTGGAATACGCAAATTTAA
- the murJ gene encoding murein biosynthesis integral membrane protein MurJ, translating into MDKNEKVSRAAGTVGGMTLASRLFGFLRDVVIGWSFGASAAADAFFVAFRIPNIQRRILGEGAVSAAMIPVYGEYVNTRSKEDTRRFASNLFNIQTVVLVLVTLGIIGLAPFVITVFAPGFLDEPGKFELTVSLTRWMGPFLIFIGLSAFCMGLLNTHGNFALPAAAPVILNIGMIVGALFISPYMEQPIMGLALGVLLGAFLQLMVQLPRTFQSGLKLSWVLDWKDPGIIKVAKLLGPAIVAFGVYEVSLLIETLLASLLPGGSISFLYYANRLVQLPLGVFGVALGIAILPTLTEQASKQEFTELRGTLNFGIRWILFITIPATVGLAVLSFPIIQTLWERGEFIRATTEGTQYALIFYAVGLCAFCGMKILVSAFYSLQDTKTPMRIGIYTMILNVGLAVALMGPLKHGGLALATSLSSIANAAVLVYLLKKRLGRLGGRKIVASILRFSFASALMGVAVHYLNAWLFVPTDSLIVRLTVLVGEVFFGAALYAGISAVMKVEEWHFLVKLVKNRNAAKARPDTLPEDLP; encoded by the coding sequence ATGGATAAAAACGAAAAAGTCAGCCGGGCGGCGGGCACGGTGGGCGGCATGACCCTGGCTTCCCGGCTGTTCGGGTTTCTGCGCGACGTGGTCATCGGCTGGAGTTTCGGTGCGTCGGCGGCGGCGGATGCGTTTTTCGTCGCGTTTCGCATTCCCAACATCCAGCGCCGCATCCTGGGCGAAGGCGCGGTGAGCGCCGCCATGATCCCCGTTTACGGCGAGTACGTCAACACGCGGAGCAAAGAAGACACCCGGCGCTTCGCTTCCAACCTGTTCAACATCCAGACTGTGGTGCTGGTGCTGGTCACCCTCGGCATCATCGGCCTCGCGCCGTTCGTCATCACCGTCTTCGCGCCGGGTTTTCTCGATGAGCCCGGCAAGTTCGAGCTCACTGTATCGCTGACGCGCTGGATGGGACCGTTTCTGATTTTCATCGGACTGAGCGCGTTCTGCATGGGCCTGCTCAACACGCACGGCAACTTCGCCCTGCCCGCCGCCGCGCCGGTGATCCTCAACATCGGCATGATCGTGGGCGCGCTGTTCATTTCGCCTTACATGGAACAACCAATCATGGGCCTCGCACTGGGCGTGCTGTTAGGTGCGTTTCTGCAATTGATGGTGCAGTTGCCGCGCACCTTTCAGAGCGGACTGAAACTGTCGTGGGTGCTCGATTGGAAAGATCCCGGCATCATTAAAGTGGCCAAACTGCTCGGACCCGCCATCGTCGCCTTCGGTGTCTATGAAGTGAGTCTTTTGATCGAAACCCTGCTGGCGTCGCTGTTACCGGGCGGTTCGATCTCCTTCCTCTATTACGCCAACCGGCTGGTGCAGTTGCCGCTCGGCGTGTTCGGTGTAGCTTTGGGAATCGCCATCCTGCCAACACTCACCGAGCAGGCGTCGAAGCAGGAGTTCACCGAGCTTCGCGGCACGCTGAATTTCGGTATCCGCTGGATCCTGTTCATCACCATCCCTGCGACGGTGGGACTGGCGGTACTCAGTTTTCCCATCATCCAGACCCTGTGGGAGCGCGGCGAGTTCATCCGCGCCACCACCGAGGGCACGCAGTACGCGCTGATCTTCTACGCCGTCGGCCTGTGCGCCTTCTGCGGCATGAAGATCCTGGTCTCCGCCTTCTATTCGTTGCAGGATACGAAAACTCCGATGCGCATCGGCATCTACACCATGATTTTAAACGTGGGGCTGGCGGTGGCCTTGATGGGTCCGTTGAAACACGGCGGGTTGGCCTTGGCGACGTCGCTGTCTTCCATCGCCAACGCGGCGGTGCTGGTGTATCTGCTCAAAAAACGCTTGGGACGGCTGGGAGGACGCAAGATCGTCGCCTCCATCCTGCGTTTCTCGTTCGCTTCCGCACTGATGGGTGTGGCCGTGCATTACTTGAACGCATGGCTGTTCGTGCCCACCGACAGCCTGATCGTACGGCTGACCGTGCTGGTGGGAGAAGTGTTCTTCGGCGCGGCACTCTATGCCGGCATTTCTGCGGTGATGAAGGTCGAGGAATGGCACTTCCTCGTGAAGCTTGTCAAAAACCGCAATGCGGCGAAAGCCCGGCCGGACACCCTGCCGGAAGACCTGCCCTGA
- the thrH gene encoding bifunctional phosphoserine phosphatase/homoserine phosphotransferase ThrH, which yields MLACLDLEGVLIPEIWIAFAEKTGIEKLRLTTRDIPDYDELMQGRLKILDENNLKLDDIQSVIGTLTPLDGAKEFLDWLKSEFQVIILSDTFYQFAGPLMAQLDYPTLFCHELVVEGDGRIADYRLRQPDGKTKAVAALKNLNFKVIASGDSYNDTGMLKEAHAGIFFKPPESITHEFPQFPVTHTFEELKNAFIETRARLTNGC from the coding sequence ATGCTGGCCTGCCTGGACCTGGAAGGGGTGCTGATCCCGGAAATCTGGATCGCGTTTGCCGAGAAAACCGGTATCGAGAAACTGCGCCTCACCACCCGCGACATTCCCGACTACGACGAGCTGATGCAGGGTCGCCTGAAAATCCTCGACGAAAACAACCTGAAGCTGGACGATATCCAGAGCGTGATCGGCACGCTGACCCCCCTGGACGGAGCGAAAGAATTTCTGGACTGGCTGAAGTCCGAGTTCCAGGTGATCATCCTGTCCGACACGTTTTACCAGTTCGCCGGGCCGCTGATGGCTCAACTGGATTACCCCACCCTGTTCTGCCACGAGCTGGTGGTGGAGGGCGACGGACGCATCGCCGACTACCGCCTGCGCCAGCCAGATGGCAAGACCAAGGCGGTGGCCGCGCTGAAAAACCTGAACTTCAAGGTCATCGCTTCCGGCGACTCGTACAACGACACGGGGATGTTGAAAGAAGCGCACGCCGGGATTTTCTTCAAACCGCCGGAGAGCATCACCCACGAGTTCCCGCAGTTTCCGGTAACGCATACCTTTGAGGAATTGAAGAACGCCTTCATCGAGACGCGGGCGCGTCTCACCAATGGATGCTGA
- a CDS encoding SH3 domain-containing protein, giving the protein MEENQANITEYCVVCQKPLPPNAVFCQNCEPPAPPPAIPEGGLPLSKAVVAIVLILLVFGGIVALKAGVSWNNDIPEGGEEVVAPEDRPQDEDLKIIHYVRVDRANVREQPNTDSGVITVVTKGEKIVVTEKNDDWSKVDLNGKEGWVSTNLLSARVE; this is encoded by the coding sequence ATGGAAGAAAACCAGGCGAACATCACTGAATATTGCGTGGTCTGCCAGAAACCCCTGCCGCCGAATGCGGTCTTCTGCCAAAACTGCGAGCCGCCCGCGCCGCCGCCTGCCATCCCGGAAGGAGGCCTGCCCCTGTCCAAAGCGGTGGTGGCGATTGTTCTCATCCTGCTGGTGTTCGGTGGCATCGTCGCTTTAAAGGCCGGGGTGTCGTGGAACAACGATATTCCCGAAGGCGGGGAAGAGGTAGTTGCACCGGAAGACCGGCCGCAGGACGAAGACCTCAAGATCATCCACTATGTCCGTGTGGACCGCGCCAACGTGCGCGAGCAACCCAATACCGACAGTGGGGTCATCACCGTGGTGACGAAAGGTGAGAAGATCGTCGTCACCGAAAAGAACGATGACTGGAGCAAGGTGGATTTGAACGGAAAAGAAGGATGGGTTTCCACCAACCTGCTGTCCGCCCGCGTCGAATGA
- a CDS encoding cytochrome c/FTR1 family iron permease: MPGFAFAQADTAAVQSKIKKVIMMMNIVDKEYTEGIANGQVINAAEYEESKVFLDQAFERFQSVSDKAASAQGAKEIADKYKILKQEIQDRKDPAQIRSQVQTINSGLVREFAIQISQTPSDPVDLARGQEIYMSNCRVCHGVAGKGDGPVAHQLEPRPAVLADPAITGDKETVAYDNFQIINVGIANTAMVGWADQLSEQDIWNVTYFIRTFSNDNVNLPLVTAGSGTATGGGSDQYLKTFESVEKMVDSSWNTFKEGDAKFASEQAFDAYMTYEKIEGALVTKDKELGLRLESSFGRLQAEMKRNAPRDLVENLVKDIKSGLAEGKAEMTQDIGFTGLFIQSFSIIVREGFEAILIIAALITFLVRSRNQDKLKTIYVGVGIGIVGSFVTYYILQEILKISMASQELLEGWIMLIAVVVLFYVSYWLISKIETAKWQKYITHKMQDAVSTGSAWTLGVVAFLSVYREGFETVLFYKALYMYAGETTGGIVPGFLAGCAVLAVVFFMINKLGVRVPIKWFFGVTSVFLYFMAFVFMGKGLHELQMGGQLSATPAEFAPEISMLGMYPTWETFIGQMILLLAFAGAIVYTFIIKQEKAARELKTSTNQLQKNITSVHDLVEHISHHAKRCEIFLKDTRDQDLKELSQHLKEIDEKVHELFDQVKYFEHQLQDEYDRISQPIGAKEKGLH, from the coding sequence ATGCCTGGTTTCGCATTCGCGCAGGCAGATACCGCCGCGGTGCAGTCCAAAATCAAAAAAGTCATCATGATGATGAACATCGTAGACAAGGAGTACACGGAAGGCATTGCCAACGGACAGGTGATCAATGCCGCAGAATATGAAGAAAGCAAGGTGTTTCTGGACCAGGCGTTCGAGCGGTTTCAGTCCGTATCCGACAAAGCCGCATCGGCACAGGGTGCAAAGGAAATTGCGGACAAATACAAAATCCTGAAACAGGAAATCCAGGACAGGAAGGACCCGGCTCAGATCCGATCCCAGGTACAGACCATCAACTCAGGCCTGGTGCGCGAATTCGCAATCCAGATCAGCCAGACACCCTCCGATCCGGTCGACCTGGCCCGCGGCCAGGAAATCTACATGAGCAACTGCAGGGTTTGTCACGGAGTGGCGGGGAAAGGTGACGGGCCGGTGGCGCATCAACTGGAACCGAGGCCGGCCGTGCTTGCAGATCCGGCCATCACCGGCGACAAGGAAACCGTAGCGTACGACAATTTTCAAATCATCAACGTCGGCATCGCCAACACCGCCATGGTGGGCTGGGCGGATCAACTTTCCGAACAGGACATCTGGAACGTCACATACTTCATTCGCACCTTTTCCAACGACAACGTCAACCTGCCGTTGGTGACTGCGGGCTCCGGAACCGCTACCGGTGGTGGATCGGACCAGTACCTTAAGACGTTTGAGTCGGTGGAAAAGATGGTCGATTCCAGCTGGAATACGTTCAAGGAAGGCGATGCCAAATTTGCCTCCGAACAGGCTTTCGATGCGTACATGACCTACGAAAAAATAGAAGGGGCGCTGGTTACCAAGGACAAGGAGCTGGGCCTGCGTCTGGAATCGTCGTTTGGACGCCTGCAGGCCGAAATGAAACGCAATGCTCCGCGCGACCTGGTTGAAAACCTAGTGAAGGATATCAAGTCCGGCCTCGCAGAAGGCAAAGCGGAGATGACGCAGGACATCGGCTTCACCGGCCTGTTCATCCAGTCCTTTTCCATCATCGTGCGGGAAGGTTTTGAGGCAATCCTCATCATTGCAGCGCTCATCACCTTCCTCGTGCGCTCGCGCAACCAGGACAAGTTGAAAACCATTTACGTTGGGGTCGGGATCGGCATCGTCGGCAGTTTCGTCACTTACTACATATTGCAGGAAATCCTGAAAATCAGTATGGCCAGTCAGGAGCTGCTGGAAGGTTGGATCATGCTCATTGCCGTGGTGGTCCTGTTTTATGTCAGCTACTGGCTTATCTCCAAAATCGAAACCGCCAAATGGCAGAAGTACATCACGCATAAAATGCAGGACGCGGTGAGCACAGGCAGCGCCTGGACACTGGGCGTGGTTGCATTTCTTTCTGTCTACCGGGAAGGCTTTGAGACGGTCCTGTTTTACAAGGCCCTGTACATGTACGCCGGAGAAACCACGGGTGGCATCGTTCCTGGATTTCTTGCCGGATGTGCGGTTCTGGCCGTGGTCTTCTTCATGATCAACAAACTGGGCGTGCGCGTGCCCATCAAGTGGTTCTTCGGCGTGACCAGCGTGTTCCTGTATTTCATGGCCTTTGTATTCATGGGCAAGGGACTGCACGAGTTGCAGATGGGCGGCCAGCTCTCGGCCACTCCGGCGGAATTCGCACCGGAAATTTCCATGCTCGGCATGTATCCCACCTGGGAGACATTCATTGGGCAGATGATCCTTCTGCTCGCATTCGCCGGCGCCATCGTGTACACCTTCATCATCAAACAGGAGAAGGCCGCCCGGGAGCTGAAAACCAGCACCAATCAACTGCAGAAAAACATCACCAGTGTGCATGATCTGGTCGAGCATATCTCCCACCATGCCAAGCGGTGTGAAATTTTCCTGAAAGACACGCGCGACCAGGATTTGAAGGAACTGTCCCAGCACCTGAAAGAAATCGACGAAAAGGTGCACGAACTGTTCGATCAGGTAAAATACTTCGAGCACCAGTTGCAGGACGAATACGACCGTATCTCCCAACCCATCGGCGCCAAGGAGAAAGGACTGCATTGA
- a CDS encoding YCF48-related protein: MRPYLPTHRRQGERTALRFQSFKTSRNFHKWTGFVCAIFFLMLAVSGILLMHRDSLELDKIEIQAKYLPDKYFKMIGEGFALQALTLNPKNPSIMFVGSQNGLFRSKDRGSTWTQLHEGLRNQNVRAIAVHPIMPQLVFAATERGIYISETGGDFWGGWIEESSGLRNIDIRDLKFDPNDPEVLYAATADGVYKSDDEGDMWQASFKPEKKDGRESVRFIHFSSKGKTIYIGTDSGIFRSQDEGETWTRQWETALPSRLKTLVSLDTEPEFLYAGFETGLYKSFNHGIHWIHDKNLNTAFVHGLFVDPRQTTDLYAATRESLYHSADGGDHWQVRSIDGDDEIGLDFISIQFPSDMKAPMMLAASRTQVLLSLDGGKHWKSTGLAEMLSEKTGTHLTMDLVKLLTEIHTGRFFGDLVFVLVDVSTVGLILLIFSGISLSLYRRKVSQSKKLKERLKEEAQEVPVDAILEIQETADDLSQESHQIHDMIEHINSHLAKCRTIYMTREKRKSRRSVSTSSPSTKRCTT, translated from the coding sequence ATACGACCGTATCTCCCAACCCATCGGCGCCAAGGAGAAAGGACTGCATTGAGATTTCAGTCTTTCAAAACTTCGCGCAATTTCCACAAGTGGACGGGATTCGTCTGCGCCATTTTCTTTCTGATGCTGGCTGTGAGTGGCATCCTGCTCATGCATCGCGACAGCCTGGAACTTGATAAAATCGAAATCCAGGCCAAGTACCTCCCTGACAAGTATTTCAAAATGATCGGCGAGGGGTTTGCCCTGCAGGCGCTGACCCTGAACCCGAAAAACCCTTCCATTATGTTTGTCGGCTCGCAGAACGGTCTGTTTCGGTCCAAGGACCGTGGAAGCACGTGGACGCAACTGCATGAAGGCTTGCGCAATCAAAATGTCCGGGCTATCGCCGTCCATCCCATCATGCCGCAACTTGTTTTTGCCGCGACGGAGCGGGGTATTTATATTTCCGAAACCGGCGGCGATTTCTGGGGCGGATGGATTGAAGAGTCGTCCGGACTGCGCAACATCGACATACGTGACCTGAAGTTCGACCCCAACGATCCCGAGGTGCTCTACGCCGCCACCGCAGACGGCGTTTACAAATCCGATGACGAGGGTGACATGTGGCAGGCGTCCTTCAAGCCTGAGAAGAAAGACGGCAGAGAAAGCGTGCGGTTCATTCATTTCTCATCCAAGGGGAAGACCATATACATCGGGACCGATTCCGGCATCTTCAGAAGTCAGGACGAAGGGGAAACCTGGACCCGTCAATGGGAAACCGCCCTGCCCTCTCGTTTGAAAACGCTGGTCTCGCTGGACACCGAACCTGAATTCCTTTACGCCGGGTTTGAAACCGGGCTGTACAAATCCTTCAACCACGGGATTCACTGGATTCATGATAAGAACCTGAATACCGCCTTCGTCCATGGCCTGTTTGTGGACCCCCGGCAGACCACAGATTTGTATGCGGCCACGCGGGAAAGCCTGTACCACTCCGCCGATGGTGGCGACCACTGGCAGGTTCGGTCGATTGACGGTGACGATGAAATCGGCCTTGACTTCATCAGCATCCAGTTTCCATCGGATATGAAAGCGCCGATGATGCTGGCCGCGAGTCGGACCCAGGTGCTGTTGTCGCTGGATGGAGGCAAACACTGGAAGAGCACCGGACTTGCGGAAATGCTGAGTGAAAAAACGGGAACACACCTCACCATGGACCTGGTGAAACTGCTCACCGAAATTCACACCGGGCGTTTTTTCGGCGATCTTGTTTTTGTACTGGTGGATGTATCCACGGTGGGATTGATCCTTCTCATTTTCTCAGGTATTTCCCTTTCCCTTTACCGGCGCAAGGTATCCCAGTCGAAAAAACTGAAGGAACGGCTGAAGGAAGAAGCGCAGGAGGTGCCGGTGGACGCCATCCTCGAAATCCAGGAAACGGCGGACGACCTGTCGCAGGAAAGTCACCAGATCCACGACATGATCGAGCATATCAACTCACACCTTGCCAAGTGCCGGACCATCTACATGACGCGGGAAAAAAGGAAATCGAGAAGATCGGTCAGCACATCGTCGCCATCGACAAAAAGATGCACCACCTGA
- a CDS encoding bifunctional 4-hydroxy-2-oxoglutarate aldolase/2-dehydro-3-deoxy-phosphogluconate aldolase gives MSGTVFDPDRFARKPVLGIIRGVADNQLPGVLEAVVRSGVEFIEITLNTPGAVSLLKLADQEFSDRLCLGAGTVLTQPEAETALSAGARFLVSPTASADVARYCREQEIPHFPGAFTPTEIQSAWESGAFMVKVFPSSVLGPGYFREVKGPFDGIRLMAVGGVRASNVCEFFEKGASAVAVGASVFSAKRMAKGDHASIEKDLKEILFEVTGFLNKIDSGN, from the coding sequence ATGTCCGGCACGGTGTTCGATCCGGACCGGTTTGCCCGCAAACCGGTGTTGGGAATCATTCGGGGAGTTGCGGATAACCAGCTTCCCGGGGTGCTGGAAGCGGTGGTGCGCTCCGGGGTCGAGTTCATTGAAATCACCCTGAACACCCCGGGAGCGGTATCGCTTCTCAAGCTGGCCGACCAGGAATTTTCGGATCGTTTGTGCCTGGGGGCGGGCACGGTGCTCACTCAACCCGAAGCCGAGACCGCTCTCTCTGCCGGGGCGCGGTTTCTGGTCAGCCCAACCGCTTCTGCCGATGTGGCCCGCTATTGCCGGGAACAGGAAATCCCGCATTTTCCCGGCGCCTTCACCCCAACGGAAATTCAATCTGCGTGGGAATCCGGCGCCTTCATGGTCAAGGTGTTTCCTTCTTCCGTTCTGGGCCCGGGGTATTTTCGCGAAGTCAAGGGCCCGTTCGACGGCATCCGCCTGATGGCCGTAGGTGGGGTCCGCGCCTCAAATGTCTGTGAATTTTTCGAAAAAGGCGCGTCCGCCGTGGCGGTGGGGGCGTCTGTATTTTCGGCGAAAAGGATGGCCAAGGGAGACCACGCTTCGATAGAAAAGGATTTAAAAGAAATTTTGTTTGAAGTGACAGGTTTTTTGAATAAAATTGACTCAGGCAACTGA
- a CDS encoding aldolase catalytic domain-containing protein, with amino-acid sequence MYRPEIKVLDCTIRDGGLMNNHQFSNELVRKVYQAANEAGVDYIELGYKADENQFNRNEYGPMKFCTEKDLEAVVDGIEKKAKLSAMVDIGRVDPESIVPKGESYLDMMRVASYVKDIDKAIDLVNHLEGKGYETTINIMAVSHARERELDEALEQLEKECNTRVIYLVDSFGALYSEQIAYLAKKYKSLCPSKEIGIHAHNNQQLAFANTIEAIINNVNYLDGTIYGIGRAAGNCPLELLLGFLKNPKFDLRPILEVIGSDFIKISQQIEWGYYIPYMITGVLDVHPRFAMALLNSDKRDDFLEFYEKLINESNV; translated from the coding sequence ATGTATCGTCCTGAAATTAAAGTTCTCGATTGCACCATTCGTGATGGCGGATTGATGAACAATCATCAGTTCAGTAACGAACTGGTTCGCAAAGTGTACCAGGCGGCCAACGAAGCAGGGGTGGATTATATCGAACTGGGTTACAAAGCCGATGAAAACCAGTTCAATCGCAACGAATACGGTCCCATGAAATTCTGCACTGAAAAGGACCTGGAGGCCGTTGTTGATGGCATTGAAAAGAAAGCCAAACTTTCCGCCATGGTGGATATCGGTCGTGTCGACCCCGAATCCATCGTTCCCAAGGGGGAAAGCTACCTCGATATGATGCGGGTGGCGAGCTACGTCAAAGACATCGACAAAGCCATCGATCTGGTCAACCATCTGGAAGGCAAGGGATACGAGACGACAATCAACATCATGGCCGTCTCCCACGCCCGCGAGCGTGAACTGGACGAGGCCCTGGAACAGTTGGAAAAAGAGTGTAACACCCGCGTGATTTATCTGGTGGACAGTTTCGGTGCACTGTATTCCGAGCAGATTGCCTACCTTGCGAAGAAATATAAAAGTCTGTGTCCGAGCAAGGAAATCGGTATCCACGCCCACAACAACCAGCAACTGGCGTTCGCCAACACCATTGAGGCCATCATCAATAACGTCAATTACCTTGACGGTACGATTTACGGTATTGGCCGGGCCGCCGGCAACTGTCCTCTGGAATTGCTGCTGGGGTTCCTTAAAAACCCGAAATTCGACCTTCGACCCATTCTCGAAGTCATCGGTTCCGATTTCATCAAAATCAGCCAGCAGATCGAATGGGGATACTACATCCCGTACATGATCACAGGTGTGCTGGACGTCCATCCGCGCTTTGCCATGGCGCTGTTGAATTCAGACAAGCGGGATGATTTCCTCGAGTTTTACGAAAAGCTCATCAACGAATCCAACGTGTGA